In Actinomyces marmotae, the DNA window GGGGACACCATCCGCGTCTCCCTGTCCGCCCCGCCGGTCGAGGAGGTCAAGGTCGGCACCAAGCTCCTGGAGTTCATGGGCCTGCGCGAGCGCAAGCTCGAGATCGTCTCCTGCCCCTCCTGCGGCCGCGCCCAGGTGGACGTGTGGACCCTCGCCGAGTCCGTCGAGGAGGGCCTGAAGTCCATCAGCGCCCCGCTGCGCGTGGCCGTCATGGGCTGCGTCGTCAACGGTCCCGGAGAGGCCCGCGAGGCCGACCTCGGCTGCGCCTCGGGCAACGGCAAGGGCCAGATCTTCGTCCATGGCAAGGTCGTCGAGACCGTCCCCGAGGACCAGGTCGTCGAGACCCTCATCAGGCACGCCGAGGCCATGGCCGAGCAGATGCGCGCCGAGCTCGGCGAGGACGCCCTTAAGGGCACGGCCCCCTCGGTCTTGACGGTCTGAGGGACGGCGGTCCGGCGGGCGCGGCCCGCCCGCATCGGAATGCCCCTGTTCACGCGCCGACTGACCCCCGTGAGCCCCCGCCGCGCCGGGGGCGTGCTCGCCCTATGCTCCCGCGACCCCGTCCTGTCGCTGCCGCTCGCCCAGCAACTCGAGCGCTGGAGGCAATGGGGATCGGGGGACGTCGTCGTCCTGGGACGGCCCGCGGCCCCCGACGCCGCCGCCTGGTCCACGGGCTCCCTCATCGTCATGGGCCTGGCCCCGCGCCCTGATCTGGGCCTGCCCGGGGCGGGCCGCGTTGGCGCCCGCGCGCTCGCCGAGCACGCCCGCCCGCGCCTGATGCGCAACGGATCGATCCTCGGCAGCCCCGAGGACGTCTCGCTGCTGTGGGATCGCCTGGAGGCGGCCGGGATGCGCTACCGGGAGGCGCGGTGGAACCAGCCCGTCCTCATCGCGCCGAGCCCACCCGGGGGGCTCGCTGCCCGGGCGGTGGCCCGGCGCCCCTTCCTCGACTGGGTCGCGCGCGGGACGCGCCAGGCGCGCCCCGAGGAGGAACCCCTCGTCCTGCCGGCCTCGGTGGCCATGTTCACAGAGGAGGTCGGCTACGACCCCATGTCCTCCGGCGGCTCCTACGCCCGCCACGTCTCCTGGCTCGTGGGCGAGGGCCGCAGTTACGTGCTCCTCGACGACGGCCAGGGGCGCCCCGCGCGCCCCGGGGGCCCGGCGCGAGTGGCCTTCAAGGTCGACGTCGGCGGGATCTGGCACGCGCCCAACGGCGCGGTCGCCCAGCTCACCGGCGTGTGGACGCGCCCGGACCTGCGGGGCAGGGGAGTGGGCGGCGTGGCGCTGGCCGCCGCCGTCGACGCCGTGCGACAGGAGCACGTGGGGCCCGGCGGCGGGGTGAGCCTGTACGTCAATGACTTCAATGCCCCGGCGCGGGCGCTCTACCGCTCGCTCGGCTTCACCCAGCACGGCGCCTTCGCCACGGTGCTGCTCTGATCCATCAGGGGGCTCCATCCCGGGCCGC includes these proteins:
- a CDS encoding GNAT family N-acetyltransferase → MPLFTRRLTPVSPRRAGGVLALCSRDPVLSLPLAQQLERWRQWGSGDVVVLGRPAAPDAAAWSTGSLIVMGLAPRPDLGLPGAGRVGARALAEHARPRLMRNGSILGSPEDVSLLWDRLEAAGMRYREARWNQPVLIAPSPPGGLAARAVARRPFLDWVARGTRQARPEEEPLVLPASVAMFTEEVGYDPMSSGGSYARHVSWLVGEGRSYVLLDDGQGRPARPGGPARVAFKVDVGGIWHAPNGAVAQLTGVWTRPDLRGRGVGGVALAAAVDAVRQEHVGPGGGVSLYVNDFNAPARALYRSLGFTQHGAFATVLL